One part of the Anaeromyxobacter sp. Fw109-5 genome encodes these proteins:
- a CDS encoding zinc-dependent alcohol dehydrogenase family protein, translating to MKALVYHGPGKKAWEEKPKPTIKGPTDAIVKVLKTTICGTDLHILKGDVPAVTDGRILGHEGVGVIEEAGPAVTNFKKGDRVLISCITSDGKCEACKKGMYSHCANGGWILGHLIDGTQAEYVRVPYADTSLYAVPRGADEGALVMLSDILPTGFEVGVRNGAVKPGDSVAIVGAGPIGLAALVTAQFYSPAELIMVDLDDNRLEVAKRLGATRAVNSGDGKAVEKVMALTGGKGVDVAIEAVGIPATFDVCQDIVAAGGHVANVGVHGKSVSLKLEKLWIHNVTITTGLVDTNTTPMLLKTVVAGRLAPRELITHEFALDDVMKAYETFGNAAKERALKVLIQAAG from the coding sequence ATGAAGGCGCTCGTCTATCACGGACCCGGCAAGAAGGCCTGGGAGGAGAAGCCGAAGCCGACGATCAAGGGACCCACCGACGCGATCGTGAAGGTCCTGAAGACCACCATCTGCGGCACCGACCTCCACATCCTGAAGGGCGACGTCCCGGCGGTCACGGACGGGCGGATCCTCGGCCACGAGGGCGTCGGCGTGATCGAGGAGGCGGGCCCGGCCGTCACGAACTTCAAGAAGGGTGACCGGGTCCTGATCTCCTGCATCACCTCGGACGGCAAGTGCGAAGCCTGCAAGAAGGGGATGTACTCGCACTGCGCGAACGGCGGCTGGATCCTGGGGCATCTCATCGACGGGACGCAGGCCGAGTACGTCCGCGTCCCGTACGCCGACACCAGCCTGTACGCGGTGCCCCGCGGCGCCGACGAGGGCGCGCTCGTCATGCTGAGCGACATCCTCCCCACCGGCTTCGAGGTGGGCGTGCGCAACGGCGCCGTGAAGCCGGGCGACAGCGTGGCCATCGTCGGCGCCGGTCCGATCGGGCTCGCCGCGCTCGTGACGGCGCAGTTCTACTCGCCCGCCGAGCTCATCATGGTGGACCTGGACGACAACCGCCTCGAGGTGGCGAAGCGCCTCGGCGCGACGCGCGCCGTGAACAGCGGCGACGGCAAGGCGGTCGAGAAGGTCATGGCGCTCACCGGCGGCAAGGGCGTGGACGTCGCCATCGAGGCGGTGGGCATCCCGGCGACGTTCGACGTCTGCCAGGACATCGTCGCGGCCGGCGGGCACGTCGCGAACGTCGGCGTGCACGGCAAGAGCGTCTCCCTGAAGCTCGAGAAGCTCTGGATCCACAACGTCACGATCACGACCGGGCTGGTCGACACGAACACGACGCCCATGCTCCTCAAGACCGTCGTCGCGGGACGGCTCGCCCCTCGCGAGCTCATCACGCACGAGTTCGCGCTCGACGACGTGATGAAGGCCTACGAGACCTTCGGGAACGCCGCGAAGGAGCGAGCGCTGAAGGTCCTCATCCAGGCCGCGGGCTGA
- a CDS encoding arginase family protein encodes MNAIDALGRLLRPAGGGVHLVSTGKAEQLALQRRLYGAADDAIVRARWREELARAAGARAVLLGIPSDAGGGFQRGANLGPSAIRARLLEEDPGWPARARAAGLVDLGDVFVVPQLLEDEMLSDAQRAATARALYPDLEPAERAAWPVSPLSIAERALSLVLAANPAARVFALGGDHSAAWPVVKALASVRAGIGIVQVDAHTDLLPERLGIRTCFATWSYHANDLLGRGGRLVQVGTRASGHDRAHWESTLGVRQFWAEEVRADPAAALEAIVAHVRATGVSAVYFSNDIDGTDASFADATGTPEPGGLAPEFVSALVARLGREVGLAGGDVMEVAPYVARSAGGGPRTVALAARYLRETVDAALG; translated from the coding sequence GTGAACGCGATCGACGCCCTCGGGCGCCTGCTCCGACCCGCCGGCGGCGGGGTCCACCTCGTCTCCACCGGGAAGGCGGAGCAGCTCGCCCTCCAGCGCCGGCTCTACGGGGCGGCGGACGACGCCATCGTGCGGGCCCGCTGGCGCGAGGAGCTGGCCCGCGCCGCCGGCGCGCGCGCGGTGCTGCTCGGGATCCCCTCCGACGCGGGCGGCGGGTTCCAGCGCGGCGCGAACCTCGGACCGTCGGCCATCCGCGCGAGGCTGCTGGAGGAAGACCCCGGCTGGCCGGCCCGGGCGCGCGCGGCCGGCCTCGTGGATCTCGGCGACGTGTTCGTGGTGCCGCAGCTCCTCGAGGACGAGATGCTCTCGGACGCGCAGCGGGCCGCGACCGCCCGCGCCCTCTACCCGGACCTCGAGCCGGCCGAGCGCGCCGCCTGGCCCGTCTCGCCGCTCTCGATCGCCGAGCGCGCCCTCTCGCTCGTCCTCGCCGCCAACCCGGCCGCGCGGGTCTTCGCGCTGGGAGGCGATCACTCCGCGGCGTGGCCGGTGGTGAAGGCGCTCGCCTCGGTCCGCGCGGGGATCGGGATCGTCCAGGTCGACGCGCACACCGATCTGCTCCCGGAGCGGCTCGGCATCCGCACCTGCTTCGCCACCTGGTCGTATCACGCGAACGACCTGCTCGGGCGCGGCGGCCGGCTGGTCCAGGTCGGCACGCGCGCCTCGGGGCACGACCGGGCGCACTGGGAGTCGACGCTGGGGGTGCGCCAGTTCTGGGCGGAGGAGGTCCGCGCCGATCCCGCCGCGGCGCTCGAGGCGATCGTCGCGCACGTGCGGGCCACCGGCGTCTCCGCGGTCTACTTCTCGAACGACATCGACGGGACGGACGCGTCGTTCGCGGACGCGACGGGCACACCCGAGCCGGGCGGGCTCGCGCCCGAGTTCGTCTCCGCGCTGGTCGCGCGCCTCGGGCGCGAGGTGGGGCTGGCGGGCGGGGACGTGATGGAGGTCGCGCCGTACGTGGCGCGCAGCGCCGGGGGCGGCCCGCGCACCGTGGCGCTGGCGGCGCGCTACCTGCGCGAGACCGTCGACGCGGCGCTCGGGTGA
- a CDS encoding group II intron maturase-specific domain-containing protein produces the protein MRYADDCNVYVRSRRAGERVMETLYARLRLRVNEAKSAVARPQDRKFLGYSFWYAKGGEVRRRIAPKALEAMKDRVREITARNGGRSMERVIEELRGYLAGWREYFRLADTPRVLSDLDEWIGHRVRVVHLEQWKRGTTVYRELRARGMGPVSAAKVAVNARRWWKNATMAIHVALPTSYFDRAGVPRLAR, from the coding sequence GTGCGCTACGCCGACGACTGCAACGTGTACGTGCGGTCCCGGCGGGCAGGCGAGCGGGTGATGGAGACGCTCTACGCGCGGCTCCGGCTACGGGTCAACGAGGCGAAGAGCGCGGTGGCGCGCCCGCAGGACCGCAAGTTCCTCGGTTACAGCTTCTGGTACGCCAAGGGAGGAGAGGTCAGGCGGCGCATCGCGCCGAAGGCCCTTGAAGCGATGAAGGACCGGGTCCGGGAGATCACCGCCCGGAACGGTGGCAGGTCCATGGAGCGGGTGATCGAGGAGCTGCGGGGCTACCTCGCCGGCTGGAGGGAGTACTTCCGGCTGGCGGACACGCCGCGCGTGCTCAGCGACCTCGACGAGTGGATCGGGCACCGCGTGCGCGTGGTTCACCTCGAGCAGTGGAAACGGGGCACCACCGTATACCGGGAGTTGCGGGCGAGAGGCATGGGCCCGGTCTCCGCGGCGAAGGTGGCAGTCAACGCCCGCCGCTGGTGGAAGAACGCGACCATGGCGATCCACGTCGCGCTGCCCACGAGCTACTTCGACCGAGCAGGAGTCCCGAGGCTGGCCCGCTGA
- a CDS encoding histidinol-phosphate transaminase, with product MNAFKPHLAAVADYPYAKVDARVKLDQNESPEDFPPELKARALARLAALSWNRYPELHAEDVRAALSRHEEWPEEGIVVAPGSNLLVLALAQGARSVLDTVPAFPYYKGGAVAAATPYRSVPLGEDFALPADALLAAMDGPPGVLFLPNPHAPTGRLFESGDVERLAARARERDWLLVVDEAYHAFAGTDARPLARANPNVAILRTFSKSWCLGGIRAGYLLGAPRVASIVRALVPPFCIPAHTGAILLTALEAPAAFAPIHQRIRAERARLFSGLSAHPTWRPYPSAANYLLVRTPDAKAAFDGLVARGILVRRQDHYPGLEGCIRISVGTPAENDALLAAAAGTR from the coding sequence GTGAACGCCTTCAAGCCGCACCTCGCCGCCGTCGCCGACTACCCGTACGCGAAGGTCGACGCGCGCGTGAAGCTGGATCAGAACGAGAGCCCAGAGGACTTCCCGCCGGAGCTCAAGGCCCGCGCCCTCGCCCGTCTCGCGGCGCTCTCGTGGAACCGCTACCCCGAGCTCCACGCCGAGGACGTGCGCGCTGCCCTGTCGCGCCACGAGGAGTGGCCCGAGGAGGGGATCGTCGTCGCCCCGGGCTCGAACCTCCTCGTGCTGGCGCTCGCGCAGGGCGCGCGCTCGGTGCTCGATACCGTGCCGGCGTTCCCGTACTACAAGGGCGGCGCGGTCGCCGCCGCGACGCCGTACCGCTCCGTCCCGCTCGGGGAGGACTTCGCCCTCCCCGCGGACGCGCTGCTCGCCGCGATGGACGGCCCGCCCGGCGTGCTCTTCCTGCCGAACCCGCACGCACCCACCGGCCGGCTGTTCGAGTCCGGCGACGTCGAGCGGCTCGCGGCCCGCGCGCGCGAGCGCGACTGGCTGCTCGTGGTGGACGAGGCGTACCACGCCTTCGCGGGCACCGACGCGCGCCCGCTCGCGCGCGCGAACCCGAACGTCGCGATCCTCCGCACCTTCTCCAAGTCCTGGTGCCTGGGCGGCATCCGCGCGGGCTACCTGCTCGGCGCGCCGCGGGTCGCCTCGATCGTGCGCGCGCTCGTGCCGCCGTTCTGCATCCCGGCGCACACGGGCGCGATCCTGCTCACCGCGCTCGAGGCGCCCGCCGCCTTCGCACCCATCCACCAGCGGATCCGCGCGGAGCGCGCCCGGCTCTTCTCCGGGCTCTCCGCGCACCCGACGTGGAGACCCTACCCGAGCGCGGCGAACTACCTGCTCGTCCGCACGCCGGACGCGAAGGCGGCGTTCGACGGGCTCGTCGCGCGGGGGATCCTGGTGAGGCGACAGGACCACTACCCCGGGCTCGAGGGGTGCATCCGGATCTCCGTGGGGACGCCCGCCGAGAACGATGCGCTGCTCGCGGCGGCGGCCGGGACGAGGTGA
- a CDS encoding tRNA-(ms[2]io[6]A)-hydroxylase, with translation MILRSATDPRWLPVALAELRATLADHAHCEKKAAASALKLVADHADRPDLVHSLARLAQEELQHFLAVLAEMARLGVPLPSDEGDPYAQALLRRVRGGPGRLADRLLVAALIEARSCERLGLLAAALEDPRLRELYARLAQSEAGHERLFVELARRHGAGDVEARLAELAADEAHIVAGLPLLPRIH, from the coding sequence GTGATCCTCCGCTCCGCCACCGACCCCCGCTGGCTCCCCGTCGCGCTCGCCGAGCTGCGCGCCACGCTCGCCGACCACGCCCACTGCGAGAAGAAGGCGGCCGCGAGCGCGCTGAAGCTCGTCGCCGATCACGCCGATCGGCCCGATCTCGTCCACAGCCTCGCGCGGCTCGCGCAGGAGGAGCTGCAGCACTTCCTCGCCGTGCTCGCCGAGATGGCCCGCCTCGGCGTGCCGCTCCCGTCCGACGAGGGGGACCCGTACGCCCAGGCGCTCCTGCGGCGCGTCCGCGGCGGACCGGGGCGCCTCGCCGACCGGCTCCTCGTGGCCGCGCTCATCGAGGCGCGCAGCTGCGAGCGGCTCGGGCTGCTCGCCGCCGCGCTCGAGGACCCGCGGCTGCGCGAGCTGTACGCGCGGCTCGCGCAGTCGGAGGCGGGGCACGAGCGGCTGTTCGTCGAGCTCGCGCGGCGTCACGGCGCGGGCGACGTGGAGGCGCGCCTCGCGGAGCTGGCCGCGGACGAGGCCCACATCGTCGCGGGTCTCCCGCTCCTGCCGCGCATTCACTGA
- a CDS encoding DMT family transporter codes for MLALIAGAVVPVQAGVNATLARHAGRPEWAAFVSFAVGLAGLAAYVVVLRVRPPPLAALAAAPPWSWTGGLLGAFYVTAIVILTPRIGFTLALALTLAGQMIAALALDHAGALGLATRPVTAPRLVGAALLFAGVLLMRR; via the coding sequence CTGCTCGCCCTCATCGCCGGCGCCGTGGTCCCCGTGCAGGCCGGCGTGAACGCCACCCTGGCTCGCCACGCGGGCCGCCCGGAGTGGGCGGCGTTCGTGAGCTTCGCGGTCGGCCTCGCCGGGCTCGCGGCCTACGTCGTCGTGCTGAGGGTCCGCCCGCCGCCGCTCGCCGCGCTCGCGGCCGCCCCGCCCTGGAGCTGGACCGGCGGGCTCCTCGGTGCGTTCTACGTGACCGCGATCGTGATCCTCACGCCGCGGATCGGCTTCACCCTCGCGCTGGCGCTCACGCTCGCCGGGCAGATGATCGCGGCGCTCGCGCTCGACCACGCGGGCGCCCTGGGGCTCGCGACGCGCCCCGTCACCGCCCCGCGCCTCGTCGGCGCGGCGCTGCTCTTCGCCGGCGTCCTGCTGATGCGCCGCTGA
- the gluQRS gene encoding tRNA glutamyl-Q(34) synthetase GluQRS, giving the protein MTLEAGREALTHTPLRRGRFAPSPTGPLHLGNARTALLSWLAARALGGRYALRVEDLDAPRVRPGMEPRILDELRWLGLDWDEGPDVGGPAGPYRQSERLERYAAALERLRAAGHVYPCFCSRAEIAASAQAPHGPSDDGPRYPGTCRALSAAERAERARTRAPSWRFRVPHGPVAFDDGVHGPRTADVLATVGDFVVARADGVPAYQLAVVVDDAAMEVTEVVRGDDLLPSTARQLLLYRALALAPPRFAHVPLVVGEDGERLAKRHGALSLGELREGGAAPDAVTGLLAELSGLTPPGVRCRPSDLVAGFSLARLPRAPAALAAARVAALLDGEA; this is encoded by the coding sequence ATGACCCTCGAGGCGGGCCGCGAGGCCCTCACGCACACTCCCTTGCGACGCGGCCGCTTCGCCCCCTCCCCCACGGGCCCGCTCCACCTCGGCAACGCCCGGACGGCGCTCCTCTCCTGGCTCGCCGCGCGGGCGCTCGGAGGCCGCTACGCCCTGCGCGTCGAGGACCTCGACGCCCCGAGGGTCCGGCCCGGCATGGAGCCGCGCATCCTCGACGAGCTGCGCTGGCTCGGGCTCGACTGGGACGAAGGCCCGGACGTGGGAGGCCCGGCCGGCCCGTACCGACAGTCGGAGCGGCTCGAGCGCTACGCGGCGGCGCTCGAGCGGCTCCGCGCGGCGGGGCACGTGTACCCGTGCTTCTGCTCGCGCGCCGAGATCGCCGCCTCGGCGCAGGCGCCTCACGGGCCCTCCGACGACGGCCCGCGCTACCCGGGGACCTGCCGCGCCCTCTCCGCCGCCGAGCGCGCGGAGCGCGCCCGGACCCGCGCCCCGTCGTGGCGGTTCCGCGTCCCGCACGGCCCCGTCGCGTTCGACGACGGCGTGCACGGACCTCGGACCGCGGACGTCCTCGCCACGGTGGGCGACTTCGTCGTGGCGCGCGCCGACGGCGTCCCGGCCTACCAGCTCGCGGTCGTGGTGGACGACGCGGCCATGGAGGTCACCGAGGTCGTGCGAGGCGACGACCTCCTCCCCTCGACCGCGCGCCAGCTCCTGCTCTACCGGGCGCTCGCGCTCGCGCCGCCGCGCTTCGCCCATGTCCCGCTCGTCGTCGGCGAGGACGGCGAGCGGCTGGCGAAGCGGCACGGCGCGCTCTCGCTCGGGGAGCTGCGCGAGGGCGGGGCCGCGCCGGACGCGGTGACGGGGCTCCTCGCCGAGCTGTCCGGGCTGACGCCGCCAGGCGTGCGCTGCCGGCCCTCGGACCTCGTCGCGGGCTTCTCGCTCGCGCGCCTCCCCCGCGCGCCGGCGGCGCTCGCCGCCGCGCGCGTCGCCGCGCTGCTCGACGGTGAAGCCTGA